One Chanodichthys erythropterus isolate Z2021 chromosome 10, ASM2448905v1, whole genome shotgun sequence DNA segment encodes these proteins:
- the midn gene encoding midnolin produces the protein MPKLGNFVDDSETLSRNFEVFATIIGYRMDQHPSARSCSSRGAAPSCESVSGEPPMNLYIHSTTGTRFELSLPAEETVEGLKRRLSQRLKVPKERLALLHKETRLSSGKLQDLGITDGSKLTLVPTVEAGLMSQASRPEQSVMQALESLTETQVSDFLSGRSPLTLALRVGDHMMFVQLQLAAQHSGGPQLQHRHLISRGSSEGTTGQSHGASGSGMARVSHNPHPHHPHPHPHHPNTKLPSNPAAFPPSPSIPPVPSMYPTSASGHCSPPPNPSQLPGSFLHSPQSSSACPTSPSSPSPAASCPEANCPAKTSGNCNTPSRSRKPGAIIESFVNHAPGVFSGTFSGTLHPNCQDSTGRPRRDIGTILQILNDLLSATRHYQGMPPSLTQLRYQTQCNSPSSPVPSPPPSPPHTPGLTNLPTTVPSETQPTLHPLVQCQSQIRMCKPPGDRLRQTENRATRCKVERLQLLMQQKRLRRKARRDSRAPYHWLPNRKAGRSNSNSSMSSEGSLDLDFEDSVWKPDVKADMKSEFIMA, from the exons ATGCCAAAGCTAGGCAACTTTGTGGACGATTCTGAGACATTGTCGCGAAACTTTGAGGTTTTCGCCACAATTATTG GCTATCGAATGGACCAGCATCCGAGCGCCCGGAGCTGCAGCAGTCGCGGAGCTGCGCCGTCCTGCGAGAGCGTCTCCGGCGAGCCCCCCATGAATTTGTACATCCACTCCACCACCGGCACACGCTTCGAGCTCTCCCTTCCCGCAGAAGAGACCGTGGAAGGGCTAAAGCGAAGACTCTCTCAAAGACTGAAAGTCCCCAAAGAAAGACTCGCTCTGCTACACAAAGAAAC ACGCCTGAGTTCAGGAAAACTTCAAGATTTGGGAATAACGGATGGGAGCAAGTTAACGCTGGTTCCAACAGTTGAAGCAGGCCTAATG TCTCAAGCATCGAGACCTGAGCAGTCAGTAATGCAGGCACTGGAGAGCTTGACGGAAACACAG GTCAGTGATTTCCTGTCTGGCCGGTCTCCTTTAACCCTGGCTCTGCGAGTAGGCGATCATATGATGTTTGTCCAACTGCAGTTGGCAGCGCAGCACTCAGGCGGCCCACAGTTGCAGCATCGGCATCTCATATCACGCGGGAGTTCAGAGGGCACGACAGGACAGTCTCATGGAGCTTCAGGCTCTGGGATGGCGAGGGTTTCACACAACCCCCACCCACATCACCCGCACCCACATCCTCACCATCCAAACACAAAGCTCCCATCTAACCCTGCGGCCTTCCCACCTTCCCCCTCTATCCCACCCGTTCCTTCCATGTACCCCACCTCAGCCTCAGGGCACTGTAGCCCTCCACCAAACCCCTCTCAACTCCCTGGAAGTTTTCTTCACTCCCCGCAGTCATCTTCTGCCTGTCCCACCTCTCCAAGCAGCCCCAGTCCTGCAGCTTCCTGTCCAGAG GCCAACTGCCCAGCAAAGACGTCCGGCAACTGTAACACTCCCTCGCGATCCCGCAAACCAGGCGCTATCATTGAAAGTTTTGTGAACCATGCTCCTGGAGTCTTTTCTGGGACATTTTCAG GCACTTTGCATCCCAACTGTCAGGACAGCACCGGACGTCCCAGGCGGGACATAGGCACCATCCTTCAAATCCTGAATGACCTTTTGAGTGCCACCCGGCATTACCAGGGCATGCCACCATCACTCACGCAGCTCCGCTACCAGACCCAGTGCAACAGCCCAAGTTCGCCAGTACCATCACCACCACCCTCACCTCCCCACACCCCTGGACTAACCAATCTGCCTACCACAGTGCCCTCTGAGACTCAGCCCACCCTTCACCCACTGGTGCAGTGCCAGAGCCAGATCCGTATGTGCAAGCCTCCTG GAGACCGACTGCGTCAGACGGAGAACCGAGCCACACGCTGCAAGGTGGAGCGATTGCAGCTGCTCATGCAGCAGAAGCGCCTGCGCAGGAAGGCCCGGCGAGATTCTCGTGCCCCGTACCACTGGCTCCCTAACCGCAAGGCCGGGCGCAGCAACAGTAACAGCAGTATGTCTAGTGAAGGCTCCTTGGACCTGGACTTTGAGGATTCTGTGTGGAAGCCCGACGTCAAAGCTGATATGAAATCGGAGTTCATCATGGCCTAA